The Nocardia arthritidis genome has a window encoding:
- the bioB gene encoding biotin synthase BioB yields the protein MTQAPVHTDILAVAREQVLEQGVGLTMEQTLEVLRLTDDRLADLLALAHEVRMKWCGPEVEVEGIISLKTGGCPEDCHFCSQSGLFQSPVRAAWLDIPSLVEAAKQTAKTGATEFCIVAAVRGPDERLMAQVAAGVEAIRNEVDIQVACSLGMLTQEQVDQLAAMGVHRYNHNLETAKSHFPNVVTTHTWEERWDTLRMVREAGMEVCCGGILGMGESLEQRAEFASQLAELAPDEVPLNFLNPRPGTPFGDLEVLPAAEALKAVAAFRLALPRTILRFAGGREITLGDLGAKQGILGGINAVIVGNYLTTLGRPAEKDLDLLGELKMPIKALNETL from the coding sequence GTGACCCAGGCACCCGTCCACACCGACATTCTGGCGGTCGCCCGCGAGCAGGTGCTAGAGCAGGGCGTCGGATTGACCATGGAGCAGACCCTCGAGGTGCTCCGGCTCACCGACGACCGGCTGGCGGATCTGCTGGCGTTGGCGCACGAGGTGCGCATGAAGTGGTGCGGTCCCGAGGTCGAGGTCGAGGGCATCATCAGCCTCAAGACCGGCGGCTGCCCGGAGGACTGCCACTTCTGCTCGCAGTCCGGGTTGTTCCAGTCCCCGGTGCGCGCGGCCTGGCTCGATATCCCGAGTCTGGTGGAGGCGGCCAAGCAGACCGCCAAGACCGGCGCCACCGAATTCTGCATCGTCGCCGCCGTGCGCGGGCCGGACGAGCGGCTGATGGCTCAGGTCGCGGCGGGCGTCGAGGCGATTCGCAACGAGGTCGACATTCAGGTCGCCTGCTCGCTCGGCATGCTCACCCAGGAACAGGTCGACCAACTCGCCGCGATGGGCGTGCACCGCTACAACCACAACCTGGAAACCGCGAAATCGCATTTCCCGAATGTGGTCACCACGCACACCTGGGAGGAGCGCTGGGACACCCTGCGCATGGTGCGCGAGGCCGGTATGGAGGTGTGCTGCGGCGGCATCCTCGGCATGGGCGAGAGCCTGGAGCAGCGGGCCGAATTCGCTTCGCAGCTGGCCGAATTGGCGCCCGACGAGGTGCCGCTGAACTTCCTGAACCCGCGGCCGGGCACCCCCTTCGGCGATTTGGAGGTGCTGCCCGCGGCGGAGGCGTTGAAGGCCGTGGCCGCCTTCCGGCTCGCGCTGCCGCGGACCATTCTGCGCTTCGCGGGCGGGCGCGAGATCACCCTCGGCGACCTCGGCGCGAAGCAGGGCATCCTCGGCGGCATCAACGCCGTCATCGTCGGCAACTACCTGACGACGCTCGGCCGCCCCGCCGAAAAGGATCTGGATCTGCTCGGCGAACTGAAAATGCCGATCAAGGCGCTCAACGAAACGCTGTGA
- the nadC gene encoding carboxylating nicotinate-nucleotide diphosphorylase, producing the protein MTLDPNIDRDEVLRLIRTALDEDLRYGPDITTAATVPADAVVKAAVVPRQPGTVAGLDVGLLVLDEVIGAGEYEITDRVPDGTRVRPGESVLGLVAPTRGLLTAERTMLNLVCHLSGIATATAAWVDAVAGTGCAIRDSRKTLPGLRSLQKYAVRVGGGVNHRMGLGDAALIKDNHVVAAGSVVAALRAVRELAPNLPCEVEVDSLEQLDAVLAENVELVLLDNFPLWQTQAAVQRRNAVAPATKLESSGGLTLESAADYARTGVDYFAVGALTHSVRVLDLGLDM; encoded by the coding sequence ATGACCCTCGATCCGAATATCGACCGCGACGAGGTGCTGCGGCTGATCCGCACCGCACTCGACGAGGACCTGCGCTATGGGCCCGATATCACCACTGCCGCAACGGTTCCCGCCGACGCGGTGGTCAAGGCGGCGGTGGTGCCCCGGCAGCCGGGGACCGTCGCCGGGCTCGATGTCGGGCTGCTGGTGCTCGACGAGGTGATCGGCGCGGGCGAGTACGAGATCACCGACCGCGTTCCCGACGGAACCCGGGTGCGGCCCGGTGAATCGGTGCTCGGGCTCGTCGCGCCGACCCGCGGGTTGCTGACCGCCGAGCGCACCATGCTCAACCTGGTGTGTCACCTGTCCGGCATCGCCACCGCCACTGCCGCCTGGGTGGACGCGGTGGCGGGCACCGGCTGCGCGATCCGCGACAGCCGGAAAACGTTGCCCGGCTTGCGTTCCCTGCAGAAGTACGCGGTGCGGGTCGGCGGCGGCGTCAACCACCGGATGGGGCTCGGCGATGCCGCGCTCATCAAGGACAACCACGTCGTCGCGGCCGGTTCGGTGGTCGCCGCGCTGCGCGCGGTGCGCGAACTGGCGCCGAATCTGCCCTGTGAGGTCGAGGTGGACAGCCTCGAACAACTGGACGCGGTGCTCGCCGAGAACGTGGAACTCGTTCTGCTGGACAACTTTCCGCTCTGGCAGACGCAGGCGGCCGTGCAGCGGCGCAACGCGGTCGCACCCGCGACGAAGCTGGAATCGTCGGGCGGGCTGACCCTGGAATCGGCCGCCGACTACGCCCGCACCGGCGTCGACTATTTCGCCGTCGGCGCGCTCACCCATTCGGTGCGCGTGCTGGATCTCGGTTTGGATATGTAG
- the nadA gene encoding quinolinate synthase NadA: MATSATKQAPPLSGQVFDGPGGYTGVEATPEWANEVKRLARERNATILAHNYQLPEIQDVADHVGDSLALSRIAADAPEDTIVFCGVHFMAETAKILSPDKTVLIPDQRAGCSLADSITAAELRAWKAEFPDAVVVSYVNTTAEVKALTDICCTSSNAVDVVASIDPDREVLFLPDQFLGAHVKRVTGRENMHIWAGECHVHAGINGDELTEQARTHPGAELFVHPECGCATSALYLAGEGAFPADRVHILSTGGMIDAAKAAKSNQVLVATEIGMLHQLRKAAPGIDFQAVNDRASCKYMKMITPAALLRCLAEGRDEVHVDPETAARGRDSVLRMIAIGNPGGGE; encoded by the coding sequence ATGGCGACTTCGGCTACGAAGCAGGCGCCCCCGCTATCGGGGCAGGTGTTCGACGGGCCCGGCGGATACACGGGCGTCGAGGCGACCCCCGAGTGGGCGAACGAGGTCAAGCGACTCGCCCGCGAACGCAACGCGACGATCCTGGCGCACAACTACCAGCTGCCGGAGATCCAGGATGTGGCCGACCATGTGGGCGATTCGCTCGCCCTGTCCCGCATCGCGGCGGACGCCCCCGAGGACACCATCGTGTTCTGCGGCGTGCATTTCATGGCGGAGACGGCGAAGATCCTCAGCCCGGACAAGACCGTCCTCATCCCCGACCAGCGGGCGGGCTGCTCGCTGGCCGACTCCATCACCGCCGCCGAATTGCGGGCCTGGAAGGCCGAATTCCCGGACGCGGTGGTCGTGTCGTATGTCAACACCACCGCGGAGGTGAAGGCGCTCACCGACATCTGCTGCACCTCGTCCAACGCGGTGGACGTCGTCGCGTCCATCGATCCGGATCGCGAGGTGCTGTTCCTGCCCGACCAATTCCTGGGCGCGCACGTCAAACGGGTCACCGGCCGGGAGAATATGCACATCTGGGCGGGCGAATGCCATGTGCACGCGGGCATCAACGGCGACGAACTCACCGAGCAGGCGCGCACCCACCCCGGTGCCGAACTGTTCGTCCACCCCGAATGTGGTTGCGCCACTTCGGCGCTGTACCTGGCGGGGGAGGGCGCGTTCCCTGCCGACCGGGTGCACATCCTCTCGACCGGCGGCATGATCGACGCCGCCAAGGCCGCCAAATCGAATCAGGTGCTGGTGGCCACCGAGATCGGCATGCTGCACCAGCTGCGAAAGGCCGCGCCCGGCATCGACTTCCAGGCCGTCAACGACCGGGCCTCGTGCAAATACATGAAGATGATCACCCCGGCCGCGCTGCTGCGCTGCCTGGCCGAGGGGCGCGACGAGGTGCACGTCGATCCGGAAACCGCTGCGCGCGGCCGTGATTCGGTGCTGCGGATGATCGCGATCGGCAATCCCGGTGGTGGTGAGTGA
- a CDS encoding winged helix DNA-binding domain-containing protein, with amino-acid sequence MRSIDAAERRARLAIRHRLTAATRTDSVTDIAASLVALHATDPATVHLSVAARSRALEPGHVEKALYDDRTLLRMLAMRRTMFVVPTDSVPVLQASCANALADKQRRVYGRYLAEAGVVSGDISAWLAEVEAETHQALLARGSATGAQLSKDVPRLRTQVNTAPGKAYSRPTSITTWVLVILGVEGRIVRGRPNGTWASSQYTWAPIESWLPQGVARLGAAEARTELVRRWLDAFGPAPISDIKWWTGWTLGEVRQALAGIDTATVDLDGDTGVLLADDLEPVAPPDPWVALLPALDPTPMGWQSRDWFLGPHGPQLFDRNGNVGPTIWSDGRIVGGWAQRPDGEIVYRLLEDVGAEAKTMIEAEAERMAAWYGDIRAIPRFRTPLERELTA; translated from the coding sequence ATGCGTTCGATTGATGCGGCCGAGCGCCGCGCCCGGCTGGCCATCCGGCACCGGCTCACCGCCGCGACCAGGACCGACTCGGTGACCGATATCGCCGCATCGCTGGTCGCGCTGCACGCCACCGACCCGGCCACCGTGCACCTGTCGGTCGCCGCGCGCAGCCGCGCGCTCGAACCGGGCCACGTCGAGAAGGCGCTCTACGACGACCGCACGCTGCTGCGCATGCTCGCCATGCGGCGCACCATGTTCGTCGTCCCGACGGATTCGGTGCCGGTGCTGCAGGCCTCGTGCGCGAATGCGTTGGCGGACAAGCAACGCCGGGTATACGGGCGCTACCTCGCGGAGGCGGGTGTCGTCAGCGGCGATATTTCCGCCTGGCTGGCCGAGGTCGAGGCGGAGACCCATCAGGCGCTGCTGGCCCGCGGCTCGGCGACCGGCGCCCAGCTGAGCAAGGACGTGCCGCGGCTGCGCACGCAGGTGAATACCGCACCGGGCAAGGCTTATTCGCGCCCGACGAGCATTACCACCTGGGTGCTGGTCATCCTCGGCGTCGAGGGCCGCATCGTGCGCGGCAGACCCAACGGCACCTGGGCCAGCAGCCAATACACCTGGGCGCCGATCGAATCATGGCTGCCGCAAGGGGTTGCGCGGCTCGGCGCGGCGGAGGCAAGGACCGAGCTGGTCCGGCGGTGGCTGGACGCATTCGGTCCGGCGCCGATCTCCGATATCAAATGGTGGACCGGCTGGACGCTCGGCGAGGTTCGTCAGGCACTCGCCGGAATCGACACGGCGACAGTCGATCTCGACGGCGACACCGGGGTGCTACTGGCCGACGACCTGGAACCGGTCGCCCCGCCGGATCCCTGGGTCGCGCTGCTGCCCGCCCTCGACCCGACGCCGATGGGCTGGCAATCCCGCGATTGGTTCCTCGGCCCGCACGGCCCGCAGCTCTTCGACCGCAACGGCAATGTCGGCCCCACCATCTGGTCCGACGGCCGTATCGTCGGCGGCTGGGCGCAGCGGCCCGACGGCGAAATCGTCTACCGGCTGCTGGAAGATGTCGGCGCCGAAGCGAAAACGATGATCGAAGCCGAGGCCGAGCGAATGGCCGCCTGGTACGGCGACATCCGCGCCATCCCGCGCTTCCGCACCCCGCTGGAGCGGGAACTCACCGCCTGA
- a CDS encoding L-aspartate oxidase: protein MDIGTIAWEAEADLVVVGGGVAGLTAARTASLRGLRVLTLSKGGPNDTSTQYAQGGIAVVAPHGDSVDSHLQDTMEAGAGLCDVDAVRSVVSGGRDAVAALTDLGAVFDLGRDGRISRTREGGHSARRIIHAGGDATGAEVQRALNAAGLPVLFGAAVCEIVTGADGVCGVIAVSDKGFGLVHAPAVLLATGGLGQLYALSTNPPGATADGIALALRAGAAVADLEFLQFHPTVLYTPGGLGRRPLISEAVRGEGAVLVDANGDSVTAGVHPRGDLAPRDVVSRAIAARMRLLGVDHVYLDGRAIDGFAQRFPTITASCLAAGIDPSVDMIPIAPAAHYQCGGVLTDTDGRTEVPGLYAAGEVARTGLHGANRLGSNSLLEGLVVGERAGAAAAERRGIRARVTEITCTAGDYVDRADLQQLMSSHAAVVREGDGLAVALKAIDAAARPTLTRPDDDAAHQISALEDAALTLTARALLTAATVRTESRGCHTRSDYPGREDWLRQSLPIRLTREGRPQLAAARPPAKP, encoded by the coding sequence ATGGATATCGGGACGATCGCCTGGGAGGCCGAGGCGGATCTGGTGGTGGTCGGCGGCGGCGTCGCCGGCCTCACCGCCGCCCGCACGGCATCGCTGCGCGGCCTGCGGGTGCTCACGCTCAGCAAGGGCGGGCCGAACGACACCTCGACCCAATACGCCCAGGGTGGGATCGCGGTCGTTGCGCCGCACGGGGATTCGGTGGACTCGCATCTGCAGGACACCATGGAGGCCGGGGCCGGGCTCTGTGATGTCGATGCGGTGCGGTCCGTCGTCTCCGGCGGACGCGACGCCGTCGCGGCGCTCACCGATCTGGGCGCCGTCTTCGATCTCGGCCGGGACGGCCGGATTTCGCGCACCCGCGAGGGTGGGCACAGTGCGCGGCGCATCATTCACGCCGGCGGTGACGCCACCGGCGCGGAGGTGCAGCGCGCGCTGAACGCGGCCGGGCTGCCCGTGCTGTTCGGCGCGGCGGTCTGCGAGATCGTCACCGGTGCCGACGGAGTGTGTGGCGTTATCGCGGTGTCCGACAAGGGTTTCGGATTGGTGCACGCCCCCGCGGTGCTGCTGGCCACCGGAGGTCTCGGACAGTTGTACGCGCTGAGCACCAACCCGCCGGGCGCCACCGCCGACGGCATCGCGCTGGCACTGCGGGCCGGGGCGGCCGTCGCCGATCTCGAGTTCCTGCAATTCCATCCGACCGTGCTGTACACGCCGGGCGGGCTGGGCCGACGGCCGCTGATCAGCGAGGCGGTGCGCGGCGAGGGCGCGGTGCTGGTCGACGCCAACGGCGATTCGGTCACCGCGGGTGTGCATCCGCGCGGTGATCTGGCGCCGCGTGACGTGGTGTCGCGAGCCATCGCCGCCCGCATGCGGCTGCTCGGCGTCGACCACGTGTATCTGGACGGGCGCGCGATCGACGGTTTCGCACAACGCTTTCCGACGATCACCGCATCCTGTCTGGCGGCGGGCATCGATCCGAGCGTCGATATGATCCCGATCGCACCGGCCGCGCACTACCAGTGCGGCGGCGTGCTCACCGATACGGACGGACGCACCGAGGTGCCCGGCCTCTACGCCGCCGGTGAGGTGGCACGCACCGGCTTGCACGGCGCGAATCGCCTGGGCTCCAACAGTTTGCTCGAGGGTCTGGTGGTCGGCGAGCGTGCGGGCGCCGCGGCGGCCGAACGGCGCGGGATTCGCGCGCGAGTGACCGAAATCACCTGCACCGCAGGGGATTACGTCGACCGTGCGGACCTGCAGCAGCTGATGAGCTCGCATGCCGCCGTGGTGCGCGAAGGCGACGGGCTCGCGGTGGCGCTCAAGGCCATCGACGCCGCCGCGCGGCCCACCCTCACCCGGCCGGACGACGATGCGGCACACCAGATTTCGGCACTGGAGGACGCCGCGCTCACTCTCACCGCGCGCGCCCTGCTCACCGCGGCGACGGTACGCACCGAAAGCCGCGGCTGCCACACCCGATCCGACTATCCCGGCCGCGAGGATTGGCTGCGCCAGAGCCTGCCCATCCGGCTGACCCGCGAGGGTCGCCCGCAGCTCGCCGCCGCCCGGCCGCCCGCGAAGCCATAG
- a CDS encoding DUF2567 domain-containing protein produces MGAREVRAGVFIVGAILLASAVGGALWGWLAPAEQFLVVEPGRGAALTGESVHQFDAVAVFLLIGAVTGFLSAAAAWRWRGARGPVMQLALLVGSFAGAVVMGKFGEQVAQWLHQRPHDPAVGQIVSLPPELGTWPAYLIQPLVVSLVVFFLAVLSPTEDLGTGNYRWFGDPESPDAAGTYEPYPVYTPYGPVGDAGVNTGTDSR; encoded by the coding sequence GTGGGGGCGCGCGAGGTACGAGCGGGAGTTTTCATCGTCGGCGCGATCCTGCTGGCCAGTGCGGTCGGCGGGGCGCTGTGGGGCTGGTTGGCGCCCGCCGAACAATTCCTCGTCGTCGAGCCGGGACGCGGCGCGGCGCTGACGGGGGAGAGCGTGCATCAATTCGACGCGGTGGCCGTCTTCCTGCTGATCGGCGCGGTCACCGGGTTCCTGTCCGCCGCGGCGGCGTGGCGCTGGCGCGGCGCGCGTGGGCCGGTCATGCAGCTCGCGCTGCTCGTCGGCTCGTTCGCGGGCGCGGTGGTGATGGGGAAATTCGGCGAGCAGGTGGCGCAGTGGCTGCATCAGCGGCCGCACGATCCGGCCGTCGGCCAGATCGTTTCGCTACCGCCGGAATTGGGCACATGGCCGGCGTATCTGATTCAGCCGCTGGTGGTCTCGCTGGTGGTGTTCTTCCTCGCCGTGCTCAGCCCGACCGAGGATCTGGGCACCGGGAACTACCGCTGGTTCGGCGACCCTGAAAGTCCGGACGCCGCAGGCACTTACGAACCTTATCCGGTGTACACCCCGTACGGCCCGGTGGGCGATGCCGGGGTGAACACCGGAACCGATTCTCGCTGA
- a CDS encoding AMP nucleosidase, which produces MPTALTGAEALDALDRLYRQSIAALRQALAEFVEHGTPPDPSARAAGLFVYPELRLSWDGAEQPKNRSRAWGRFTRPGSYATTVTRPDLFRSYLAEQLATIERDYRVRIEVLPSRQEIPFPYVIDDSLVPDRSLSAAIARHFPTTDLANIGDETADGIFNSGDLFPLNHFDALRTDFSLARLRHYTGTPVEHFQPFVLFTNYNRYVDEFVRWACERIADPDSPYDALSCAGGGVITAENTDVPGDLGWQKHQMPAWHLMAPGKRGITLVNIGVGPSNAKTICDHLAVLRPHAWLMIGHCAGLRESQAIGDYVLAHAYLRDDHVLDSVLPPDIPIPNIAEVQRALYDATKAASGLPGAEVKRRLRTGTVVTTDDRNWELRYSASALRFSLSRAVAIDMESATVAAQGYRFRVPYGTLLCVSDKPLHGEIKLPGQANRFYEGAISQHLQIGINAVELLRAEGDRLHSRKLRTFDEPPFR; this is translated from the coding sequence GTGCCCACCGCGCTGACCGGAGCCGAAGCGCTGGACGCCCTCGACCGGCTGTACCGGCAATCGATCGCCGCATTGCGTCAGGCGCTGGCCGAATTCGTCGAACACGGCACCCCGCCGGACCCGAGCGCGCGGGCCGCTGGACTGTTCGTCTATCCGGAACTGCGCCTGAGCTGGGATGGGGCGGAACAGCCGAAGAACAGATCGCGCGCATGGGGCCGATTCACCCGCCCCGGCAGCTACGCGACGACCGTCACCCGCCCTGACCTGTTCCGCTCCTACCTGGCCGAACAGTTGGCGACGATCGAACGGGACTACCGGGTGCGGATCGAGGTGCTGCCCTCGCGGCAGGAGATTCCGTTCCCGTACGTCATCGACGATTCGCTGGTACCGGACCGGTCGCTGAGCGCCGCCATCGCGCGGCACTTCCCGACCACCGACCTGGCGAATATCGGCGACGAGACCGCCGACGGCATATTCAATTCGGGAGATCTGTTCCCGCTCAACCACTTCGACGCGCTGCGCACCGATTTCTCGCTGGCCCGGCTGCGCCACTACACCGGGACGCCGGTCGAACATTTCCAGCCGTTCGTGCTGTTCACCAACTACAACCGCTATGTCGACGAATTCGTGCGCTGGGCCTGCGAGCGCATCGCCGATCCGGACAGCCCATACGATGCGCTGTCCTGCGCGGGCGGCGGCGTCATCACCGCCGAAAACACCGATGTACCAGGCGATCTCGGCTGGCAGAAGCATCAGATGCCCGCATGGCATCTGATGGCGCCGGGCAAACGCGGTATCACGCTGGTGAATATCGGCGTCGGGCCGTCCAATGCGAAAACCATCTGCGACCATCTCGCGGTGCTGCGCCCGCACGCCTGGCTGATGATCGGCCACTGCGCCGGGCTGCGGGAGAGCCAGGCGATCGGCGACTATGTGCTGGCGCACGCCTACCTGCGCGACGACCACGTGCTGGATTCGGTACTGCCGCCGGACATTCCGATTCCCAATATCGCCGAGGTGCAGCGCGCCCTGTACGACGCGACGAAGGCGGCGAGTGGTTTACCCGGCGCGGAGGTCAAGCGGCGGCTGCGCACCGGCACCGTGGTGACCACCGACGACCGCAACTGGGAGCTGCGCTATTCCGCGTCCGCGCTGCGGTTCAGCCTCAGCCGGGCGGTGGCGATCGATATGGAGAGCGCCACCGTCGCCGCGCAGGGCTACCGATTCCGGGTGCCGTACGGGACGCTGCTGTGCGTATCGGACAAACCATTGCACGGCGAGATCAAACTGCCCGGTCAGGCCAACCGGTTCTATGAGGGCGCGATCTCGCAACATCTCCAGATCGGCATCAACGCGGTGGAATTGCTTCGCGCGGAGGGCGACCGGCTGCATTCCCGCAAGCTGCGCACCTTCGACGAACCGCCGTTCCGCTGA
- a CDS encoding ArsR/SmtB family transcription factor: MPATAAQDRTAGRPLPEPARADLRLEHIMGALSDPLRMAMVRRLLLESPDADRTCGWFGIDRPKSTMTHHFKVLREAGVTRQQQYGLERRSRVRIEDLDARFPGLLDLIRAWEPAD, translated from the coding sequence ATGCCCGCCACCGCCGCCCAGGACCGCACGGCCGGCCGCCCGCTGCCCGAGCCCGCGCGCGCCGACCTGCGGCTCGAACACATCATGGGCGCGCTGAGCGATCCGCTGCGGATGGCCATGGTGCGGCGCCTGCTGCTCGAATCTCCCGACGCCGACCGCACCTGCGGCTGGTTCGGCATCGACCGGCCGAAATCCACCATGACGCACCACTTCAAGGTGTTGCGCGAGGCGGGCGTCACCAGGCAGCAGCAGTACGGCCTGGAACGGCGCAGCCGGGTGCGCATCGAGGATCTCGACGCACGATTTCCGGGCCTGCTGGATTTGATTCGCGCCTGGGAACCCGCCGACTGA
- a CDS encoding class I SAM-dependent methyltransferase, with translation MSTRYDRTGRTYSRTRQPDPRIAAVLDAALDGMASVANIGAGTGSYEPATTVVAVEPSSVMIAQRGPGLAPAIQSVAENLPIPTDSVDAALAILTVHHWSDLAGGLAELRRIARRRIVLLTWDHTVTREFWLLREYLPAAAETDAALAVPVPELVALLGDATVTPVPVPHDCLDGFACAYWRRPEAYLDETVRAGASMFALTPESRMRDGLAALRADLDSGVWAARHADLLDAQTLDLGYRLITVDL, from the coding sequence ATGAGCACCCGCTATGACCGAACCGGCCGCACGTATTCGCGGACCCGCCAACCGGATCCGCGCATCGCCGCCGTGCTCGATGCCGCATTGGACGGTATGGCCTCGGTCGCGAATATCGGCGCGGGCACCGGATCGTACGAACCCGCGACCACGGTGGTCGCGGTCGAGCCGAGTTCGGTGATGATCGCCCAGCGCGGGCCCGGCCTGGCCCCCGCGATCCAGTCGGTGGCCGAAAACCTGCCCATACCAACCGATTCCGTCGACGCGGCGCTGGCGATCCTGACCGTGCACCACTGGTCCGATCTCGCGGGCGGCCTGGCCGAACTGCGCCGGATCGCGCGCCGCCGGATCGTGCTGCTCACCTGGGATCACACCGTCACCCGCGAATTCTGGCTGCTGCGCGAATATCTGCCCGCCGCGGCGGAAACCGATGCGGCCCTTGCCGTTCCGGTGCCGGAGCTGGTCGCGCTGCTTGGCGATGCGACGGTCACGCCGGTCCCGGTTCCGCACGACTGCCTGGACGGGTTCGCCTGCGCGTACTGGCGTCGCCCCGAGGCGTACCTCGACGAGACCGTCCGCGCCGGTGCGTCCATGTTCGCGCTCACTCCAGAATCGCGGATGCGAGACGGCCTGGCGGCCCTGCGCGCGGATCTCGACTCCGGCGTCTGGGCCGCCCGGCACGCCGATCTGCTCGACGCGCAGACCCTCGACCTCGGCTACCGCCTGATCACCGTGGATCTCTGA
- a CDS encoding NUDIX hydrolase — translation MPHSSTIHETLTAVFQVRRFPADITAGKNISSPAAQTLQRTQRPELAVLLWERALDPQKGTWSLPGGRLRDDEDLDTSARRQLAEKVDVRELAHLEQLSVFSAPDRVPGPRRIASAYLGLVPLTAEPELPGDTAWHPVSALPAMSFDHGIVVEHARTRLAAKLSYTNIAFALAPADFTMSTLREIYCAALGYDVDTTNLQRVLTRRDVITPTGKTRAPGRAGGRPAAVYRYTDSGIRVTDEFAALRPRA, via the coding sequence GTGCCCCATAGTAGCACCATCCACGAAACGCTCACCGCGGTGTTCCAGGTTCGCCGCTTCCCCGCCGACATCACCGCAGGTAAGAACATTTCCTCCCCGGCGGCGCAGACATTGCAACGCACCCAGCGCCCCGAATTGGCGGTACTGCTCTGGGAGCGCGCGCTCGACCCACAGAAGGGCACCTGGTCGCTACCGGGCGGTCGGTTGCGCGATGACGAGGACCTCGACACCTCCGCGCGCCGCCAGCTCGCCGAGAAGGTCGACGTGCGCGAGCTGGCACACCTCGAGCAACTCTCGGTCTTCAGCGCGCCGGACCGCGTCCCGGGACCGCGGCGCATCGCGTCGGCCTATCTGGGCCTCGTCCCGCTCACCGCCGAGCCGGAACTCCCCGGCGATACCGCGTGGCATCCGGTCTCCGCGCTGCCTGCCATGTCCTTCGACCACGGCATCGTCGTCGAGCACGCCCGCACCCGCCTCGCGGCCAAACTCTCGTACACCAATATCGCCTTCGCACTGGCTCCCGCCGATTTCACCATGTCGACACTGCGCGAAATCTATTGCGCAGCACTGGGTTACGACGTCGACACGACCAACCTGCAGCGCGTGCTCACCCGCCGTGATGTGATAACCCCCACTGGCAAGACGCGCGCCCCCGGCCGCGCGGGCGGGCGACCGGCCGCCGTGTACCGCTACACCGACTCGGGCATCCGGGTCACCGACGAGTTCGCGGCCCTACGCCCGCGTGCCTGA